One genomic segment of Candidatus Bathyarchaeum sp. includes these proteins:
- a CDS encoding methylenetetrahydromethanopterin dehydrogenase, producing VRLYALSSRKDVIIFLDTDKYASPFDILVAIDLYPDAQIFSYSGVEVSDAQRLIQDAMFPRGPEGAKHTNVFIGGQDVEKALAILKAVKKSMFPPFELSVIIDPRGAYTTASAAVVKTLKLFEEKVGDFKGKTATILAGTGPVGVVAAKLYASEGGNVILTSRKLDRAKAAADKINEELGTKQVCGVQAATHEEVGDSIKDADIVLACGAAGIQLLPLSVLEKYGQKVKVLGDINAVPPLGIEGVKATHKGKEFTPGKFGIGALAIGPLKIEIEGEMFKKAVESPSGIVDYKTAYELGKKLV from the coding sequence TGTGAGGTTATATGCCTTGTCAAGTCGAAAAGATGTTATAATATTTTTAGATACCGACAAATATGCAAGCCCCTTTGACATTTTAGTCGCCATCGACCTTTATCCAGACGCCCAAATATTCAGTTACAGCGGCGTAGAGGTCAGTGACGCCCAAAGACTAATCCAAGACGCCATGTTCCCCCGAGGACCCGAAGGCGCAAAACACACCAACGTGTTCATAGGCGGTCAGGATGTCGAAAAGGCTCTTGCAATTCTTAAAGCCGTCAAAAAATCTATGTTCCCACCCTTTGAATTGTCAGTAATAATTGACCCCCGTGGAGCATACACAACAGCATCAGCAGCAGTAGTAAAAACCTTGAAGCTTTTCGAAGAAAAAGTCGGAGACTTCAAAGGAAAAACCGCAACAATCCTTGCAGGAACCGGACCTGTTGGTGTGGTTGCAGCAAAATTGTATGCCAGTGAAGGCGGAAATGTAATTCTTACTTCCCGAAAACTAGACCGCGCAAAAGCAGCTGCAGACAAAATCAACGAAGAACTTGGAACCAAACAGGTTTGCGGTGTTCAAGCTGCAACTCATGAAGAAGTTGGGGACTCTATAAAAGACGCAGATATAGTTTTGGCTTGTGGTGCTGCAGGTATTCAACTGTTACCTTTGAGTGTTCTAGAAAAATACGGCCAAAAAGTTAAGGTTCTAGGAGACATCAACGCAGTTCCGCCATTGGGTATCGAAGGCGTAAAAGCTACCCACAAAGGAAAAGAGTTCACTCCCGGAAAATTTGGAATCGGAGCTTTGGCTATTGGTCCACTTAAAATCGAAATTGAAGGCGAAATGTTCAAAAAAGCTGTTGAATCACCAAGCGGAATTGTGGACTATAAAACGGCTTACGAGCTCGGCAAAAAACTCGTATAA